A window from Danio aesculapii chromosome 6, fDanAes4.1, whole genome shotgun sequence encodes these proteins:
- the romo1 gene encoding reactive oxygen species modulator 1, with translation MPVSVGPYGQQAQPSCFDRVKMGFMMGFAVGMAAGAMFGTFSCLRIGMRGRELMGGVGKTMMQSGGTFGTFMAIGMGIRC, from the exons ATGCCGGTGAGTGTAGGACCGTACGGACAGCAGGCTCAGCCCAGCTGCTTTGACAGAGTTAAGATGGGCTTCATGATGGGCTTTGCTGTAGGAATGGCTGCAGGTGCCATGTTTGGGACTTTCTCCTGTCTCAG GATTGGTATGAGGGGTCGAGAGTTGATGGGTGGAGTTGGGAAGACGATGATGCAAAGCGGTGGTACGTTTGGGACCTTCATGGCGATtgggatgggcatccgctgctga